A segment of the Desulfomicrobium macestii genome:
GTCATCGAGGAGCCAGGTCTTTGGCGATTCATGAAAATGTTCGGCGCGCAGGTTCAAGAGGCAGTTGCCGAAGCGGTCCACGTGCAGGACCGTGCAGTCAACGACGGGATCCCCGATTTCGGCCCAGCTTAGATCGTGGCGCATGATCGTGTCCGGCGCGACGCGCGATCCGAAGGCTTGCGGTGTCGCACCCAGGGCCAGCCGCGCGGCGATGGGCGCGAAAATATCCCGGCCGTGAAAGGTGTTGCCGGCGGCGAAGGCCTGTGCGTCAATCCGCCACCATGACACGGGCTCGTCGATCAGAAACGACAGCAGGCCGTTGTCCGGGGCCAGGAAGAACTGATTTTCCCGCTGGGCCAGCAAAATGGACCGGGATGATCCGACGCCCGGATCGACCACTCCCAAAAAGATGCTTTGAGGCGGAAAGTGACGATGGCTGGCTTGCAGCAAAAAACCGGCTTGGACACTGTCATGCGCGACCACTTCGTGGCAAAGATCCACAATGCACGCGTCCGGCGCCTCACGCAGAATGACTCCCTTCATCTGTCCGACATAGGGATCAAGGAGACCAAAGTCAGTGAGTAGAACGATAATCGGGCGCATTTGATGTATCTAAGACCAAGCTCAAACCCTGTCCAGAGCCCGATCGAGAAACCTGTTGACAGTGTTGAGCGCGCCTGTGTAGATACGGCGCTCTTCGGGGCGTAGCGCAGTTTGGTAGCGCATCGGTTTTGGGAACCGAGGGCCGGAGGTTCGAATCCTCTCGCCCCGACCAGGAAAAACAAGGCTTACAGGTAAATCATCTGTAGGCCTTTTTTTATTTTTCGAGCACTTGCCGTCCCTGCAGTGCGTGAGTGTGCTATTTTCGAACACTTTAGAAATAGAGGCAGCTGTGGTTGCATCACCATGCATGTCAGGGAAATTTAAGCCGAACTTGACGGACTCATTGGCATGGTGCGACGAAACACATCTAGCGTGTAGGTAGCAAACCTTTGGTCTTCTTGAATGCCATCGGTTGGCGCTGCATTGCCAACATTGTTGGGGTCAGGTTTTGAATGGACCGCCAATATTTTTCTATCTTGAGTTTTATTAATTTGGAATAATTGTATTTTTTGACGTGTGGCGTATTTTGTGCTCAAAATATCACGGAGGACTTCTATGACTGCAAGCGAAATGGTGCAACATATCGGCAAACGTCTCGGCATTCCCGAGTTATGCCTGAATGAACTAGGGCTTTGTAGAATCAGGCTGAACGATAGCATCGTCATTGATTTTGAAGAAGATGACACCAAGAATTGGTTGCATGTTTTTGCTGCGCTGACGGACGATGCCGCGATCCTGTCGCGTGACACGTTGCTTAAACTGTTCCGGGCGCATTATCTGTATAACGATACGGGCCACGCCTCGTTCGGGGTGAATGCCGAGGACCGGTTGTGCCTGTTCATGCGTGCGCCGACTTCGGAAATGGCGGAAGAACTCTGGGTGGAAATGTTTGAAGCCTTTTTTTCCACGTATCTCGAATGGAAAGAAAAACTGTCCAGTGGAGCAACCGAGGATCCTTTACCCGGCGACGAACTGCCCGATCTGCCGCCCAGTACTTTTATCAGAGTCTGAAGGGTGATTTTGAGAATACTACCGGCACAGGTTGTAAGGAGATACTATGAGCATCGGTCTTAGTACGAATGAGTCGCGAGTCCAACTGCGGCAAGATAATTTTAAGATGGACGAGCTCGGAGGCGAGCGTCCCATTACCATCGGGAAGGACAATAAAATTGTTAAGGCCGAAATCATGTCTCCTTCGAGCCGCTCCCAGCACAAGCCGCATAAGGCAAACACGGGGCTTGAAGGCGTGTTCAAAGCCACCATCGACAAGTGCGATTGGTGGCATTCAGCCGGAAAGCTGCGCCGGGCGCAGGACGCCATCGAGGTGAACCTGGGCCGGATGGCCGGGAAGTTTGTCAATCTTCAGACGCTCGCTGGCAAGTCCGGACTTTCGGAAGATATCGCGAAGGAAAAGAATCTCCTGATCGACGGCATTGCCAAGGAACTCAGCGCGTTTGAAACTGAAATCGACAGTCTGGCTCGTTCGTACGGGCTGGACCGTGAAGCATCGGAGTCGCTCTTCCTGCAGCGGTTGATCAACGGTTTGATGAAGAACAATCCCGACGCGCTGAACAGCATGAAAGCAGCCGTTGCCGTGATGGCCAGAATGCCGGACGAAAACCCCAACCCCGTGATGCGCGACCACGGCGCATTGGTTCGTCAATTCGACAAGCTGCTTCATGCGAGCCTGCCTGATGTCGTGGCCGAACCCGTGGACCAACGAACCGGGCTGCAAAAGCTGGGCGACGTTTTCAAGGGTCTGTTCGGCTCGAAAGAACAGCGTGTCGGACAGCTCCTGCGCGAGAAGTTGAACGGGCTGGAGCAATTGTGCAAGACCGGCGCCCCCGAAATGGCAGAATTCACTGACCAGCTCCGATTGTTGCGAGAGGGCCTGAACCCCGAAACGAAACTGACAATGGAAAAGTTCGATGCCGTTCGGGAGGAGCTGGACACCATTATCGGCGCGACCATCAAGCGGGGAAAGGAAATTGCCGAAAAGGCGCTGGAGACGGAATCGGCCAAAATGGCCGGGCAGTTGGCGGTGGACAAATACCAGCCCCAGCTGGTTTCGGCCGAAGAAGCCAACCGCGATTTGTCCAAACTCTTCCTCTACAAAAACGCTACACTGGAGCAGACCAAGAGCCTGCAAAGCCCGCTTGACGAAAAGGCGGATGACCTCATCCGCAATTTTATCCGCAGTCAGAATCAAAGTCCGGAAATGCCCAAGGGGGCCAGAGCAGTGGCGCAGATCGCGGTCAATTCGGTTAAAGACATGACACTCAAGTTCGTTGCCGCGCGCCAGGAACTCAAAAGCATCGAGGTGGAGCTTTCGGCCATTACGTTGGCCAGGCAGTTGGCCGCCAAGGGCGACACGCCGCCTGCGGGAGTGGATGGCAACTCATGGCACGAAGCCTGTTCCGTGATGACCAGGCACCTGCTGGAAGCACCCGGTTCGCTCATTTCCGCAAAGGATTTGCCTGCGCTGCATCTTATCAAGACGAACGCGGCTCAGTTCACCGAAGGACTGCAAGGTGTCGCGGTGCAGAGCTTTGAAAAGCTGTTCACCCGGCTTGATGCCACCACGTCGTTTACGGTCACAGTGCCCAAACCGAGTGCGCAGCAGATTGAAGAGTTCAAACAGAACGGCAAAATGCGCATGCAGGAAGATGCCGAGCGGTTCGGAAGGGACATGCAGGAATATCGGAATTCGGCACCCAAAACCGGCATCTCTGAACTGGATAAGCGGCTGGCCGAGCTGCGCACGCCGCTCACGCTGAATCCTGACAAACTGGACGAAGCCTCGCTGCGCGGCACGCTTTCAGAGCTGGCAGAACGGATCACAGATATCAAGACGGCGTATTCCTACGAGATGGCTTCGGCTCTCAGCGGCATCGACGGAAAACAGGCCAGGCTGGATCAGCGGACGAAGCTGTTTGCGACCCTGAATACCGAACTGCAAGGGCTGATGCGGCTGGAAGCTGAACTCCATGGCATGATCAACATGCACGCCATGGGCCAGTTGGCCTCCGAAGGATTGGACATGCTACGCCAGTCCTGTCCGGAAGGCGTCGATCGGGGAGCATGGGAAAGCGACTGCAACGCCATTGTCGACTTTATCATGGCGCACCCCCACGAAATTCCCGGCCAAGAG
Coding sequences within it:
- a CDS encoding SAM hydrolase/SAM-dependent halogenase family protein, coding for MRPIIVLLTDFGLLDPYVGQMKGVILREAPDACIVDLCHEVVAHDSVQAGFLLQASHRHFPPQSIFLGVVDPGVGSSRSILLAQRENQFFLAPDNGLLSFLIDEPVSWWRIDAQAFAAGNTFHGRDIFAPIAARLALGATPQAFGSRVAPDTIMRHDLSWAEIGDPVVDCTVLHVDRFGNCLLNLRAEHFHESPKTWLLDDGRTVVKAVAYASLAPGQIGLLAGSQGVLELAVNQGDCARTLGLAPGLNIRLTRKDTPHP
- a CDS encoding type III secretion system chaperone; translated protein: MTASEMVQHIGKRLGIPELCLNELGLCRIRLNDSIVIDFEEDDTKNWLHVFAALTDDAAILSRDTLLKLFRAHYLYNDTGHASFGVNAEDRLCLFMRAPTSEMAEELWVEMFEAFFSTYLEWKEKLSSGATEDPLPGDELPDLPPSTFIRV